From Argopecten irradians isolate NY chromosome 2, Ai_NY, whole genome shotgun sequence, the proteins below share one genomic window:
- the LOC138315915 gene encoding uncharacterized protein isoform X2: MAASMSGAVVTPRKSNCCIFCGVRFITFAEEGKVVFKKFDTKLKINEERRKNIEDAVEQVIVVQGENGICRKCFRAVQKILKLEKDVSDLRNELIQSMRTTMSMPTKRMLRSPNVALPVSKSLKAGEIDVKVRVVTPVKIAPFRELSNSSRPTNTSDVGPSTHSRAPGRSLGPVFSRNDDQTNNPSKPVASIAQPPTIPLLGSTVMPLGMLFLILK; the protein is encoded by the exons ATGGCAGCCTCCATGTCTGGGGCAGTGGTTACGCCTCGGAAGAGTAATTGTTGCATATTTTGTGGTGTAAGATTTATAACTTTTGCAGAAGAAGGGAAAGTCGTTTTTAAAAAATTCGATACAAAGCTGAAAATTAATGAGGAAAGACGCAAGAATATCGAGGACGCTGTGGAACAGGTGATAGTGGTACAGGGGGAAAATGGTATTTGTAGGAAATGTTTTCGTGCTGTGCAAAAGATTTTGAAGCTTGAGAAGGACGTTTCTGATCTAAGAAATGAATTAATACAGTCAATGAGAACAACAATGAGCATGCCAACGAAACGCATGCTACGTAGCCCTAACGTGGCACTGCCTGTTTCAAAGTCGTTGAAGGCAGGGGAAATCGACGTGAAAGTACGGGTGGTGACGCCAGTCAAGATCGCTCCATTTCGTGAGCTTTCAAACAGCAGTAGACCTACCAATACCAGTGATGTTGGACCCAGTACACATTCCAGGGCACCCGGACGATCACTTGGGCCAGTTTTTAGCAGG AATGATGATCAAACCAATAATCCAAGCAAACCTGTGGCCAGTATTGCACAACCGCCAACTATCCCTTTGCTTGGATCAACAGTGATGCCTTTGG
- the LOC138315915 gene encoding uncharacterized protein isoform X1, translated as MAASMSGAVVTPRKSNCCIFCGVRFITFAEEGKVVFKKFDTKLKINEERRKNIEDAVEQVIVVQGENGICRKCFRAVQKILKLEKDVSDLRNELIQSMRTTMSMPTKRMLRSPNVALPVSKSLKAGEIDVKVRVVTPVKIAPFRELSNSSRPTNTSDVGPSTHSRAPGRSLGPVFSRNDDQTNNPSKPVASIAQPPTIPLLGSTVMPLGKGSSYSS; from the exons ATGGCAGCCTCCATGTCTGGGGCAGTGGTTACGCCTCGGAAGAGTAATTGTTGCATATTTTGTGGTGTAAGATTTATAACTTTTGCAGAAGAAGGGAAAGTCGTTTTTAAAAAATTCGATACAAAGCTGAAAATTAATGAGGAAAGACGCAAGAATATCGAGGACGCTGTGGAACAGGTGATAGTGGTACAGGGGGAAAATGGTATTTGTAGGAAATGTTTTCGTGCTGTGCAAAAGATTTTGAAGCTTGAGAAGGACGTTTCTGATCTAAGAAATGAATTAATACAGTCAATGAGAACAACAATGAGCATGCCAACGAAACGCATGCTACGTAGCCCTAACGTGGCACTGCCTGTTTCAAAGTCGTTGAAGGCAGGGGAAATCGACGTGAAAGTACGGGTGGTGACGCCAGTCAAGATCGCTCCATTTCGTGAGCTTTCAAACAGCAGTAGACCTACCAATACCAGTGATGTTGGACCCAGTACACATTCCAGGGCACCCGGACGATCACTTGGGCCAGTTTTTAGCAGG AATGATGATCAAACCAATAATCCAAGCAAACCTGTGGCCAGTATTGCACAACCGCCAACTATCCCTTTGCTTGGATCAACAGTGATGCCTTTGG
- the LOC138315915 gene encoding uncharacterized protein isoform X3 — translation MAASMSGAVVTPRKSNCCIFCGVRFITFAEEGKVVFKKFDTKLKINEERRKNIEDAVEQVIVVQGENGICRKCFRAVQKILKLEKDVSDLRNELIQSMRTTMSMPTKRMLRSPNVALPVSKSLKAGEIDVKVRVVTPVKIAPFRELSNSSRPTNTSDVGPSTHSRAPGRSLGPVFSRNDDQTNNPSKPVASIAQPPTIPLLGSTVMPLESCI, via the exons ATGGCAGCCTCCATGTCTGGGGCAGTGGTTACGCCTCGGAAGAGTAATTGTTGCATATTTTGTGGTGTAAGATTTATAACTTTTGCAGAAGAAGGGAAAGTCGTTTTTAAAAAATTCGATACAAAGCTGAAAATTAATGAGGAAAGACGCAAGAATATCGAGGACGCTGTGGAACAGGTGATAGTGGTACAGGGGGAAAATGGTATTTGTAGGAAATGTTTTCGTGCTGTGCAAAAGATTTTGAAGCTTGAGAAGGACGTTTCTGATCTAAGAAATGAATTAATACAGTCAATGAGAACAACAATGAGCATGCCAACGAAACGCATGCTACGTAGCCCTAACGTGGCACTGCCTGTTTCAAAGTCGTTGAAGGCAGGGGAAATCGACGTGAAAGTACGGGTGGTGACGCCAGTCAAGATCGCTCCATTTCGTGAGCTTTCAAACAGCAGTAGACCTACCAATACCAGTGATGTTGGACCCAGTACACATTCCAGGGCACCCGGACGATCACTTGGGCCAGTTTTTAGCAGG AATGATGATCAAACCAATAATCCAAGCAAACCTGTGGCCAGTATTGCACAACCGCCAACTATCCCTTTGCTTGGATCAACAGTGATGCCTTTGG
- the LOC138316715 gene encoding uncharacterized protein codes for MVKWAENWLMTLNLTKCKHMEIGNNEKTSQYNIRNESSNITIQKVSTEKDLGVIIDEKLNFSEQANIAAQKGNRIMGVIFKSFTYMDQHIFRTLYKSLVRPHLEYATTIWSPFLQKDIIKIENVQRRATKRIKNIKDLSYEDRLRTLGLPTLEYRRKRCDLIQLYKIIKGTIHSR; via the coding sequence ATGGTAAAGTGGGCAGAGAACTGGCTGATGACTCTCAATCTTaccaaatgtaaacatatggaGATTGGTAACAACGAGAAAACATCCCAATACAACATCCGGAACGAATCCTCAAACATAACTATCCAGAAAGTCTCAACAGAAAAGGATCTAGGTGTGATCATAGATGAGAAGCTGAACTTCTCGGAACAAGCTAACATAGCAGCACAAAAAGGAAATCGTATCATGGGAGTAATTTTTAAGTCATTTACATACATGGACCAACATATATTCAGAACTCTTTACAAATCCCTGGTACGACCGCACTTAGAATATGCCACTACCATCTGGTCACCATTCCTACAAAAAGATATCATCAAAATCGAAAATGTCCAACGGAGAGCTACAAAGaggattaaaaatatcaaagactTGTCCTACGAAGACAGACTTAGAACATTGGGTCTCCCTACACTGGAGTATAGACGAAAACGTTGTGATTTGATTCAACTATACAAgattattaaagggacaattcactcacgctaa